The Carassius carassius chromosome 5, fCarCar2.1, whole genome shotgun sequence DNA window TGCTAAAGGTAGCTAAATAAAAGATCATATTTACCTTAAGTTTATTGCTCTCGATCTTAACTGGTTTTCCCTCCTCCACCAGCAAGGTTTTGTTATGAAGAACTACTGGTGGCCTCTGGTGGCTTTCCAGGTACACCTTCACATGTATTTTAACATCAAGCCAAATGTCCTTTGCTTTCACCAGGAGTGTAAAAACATCAGCCAGATTCTTACTGTTGTCATGATGATAAGACAAGTAGCAATTCCTCAGGTCATGCTGGGTGAATGACTCAATTTTGCTGTCTTTTAAATACAGCCCTCCATGTTTCGGAGCCTCCTGGATTGTGAATAATATTTCATTGTCATTTCGGATGTCAAGATTTGTCTCTACACTAAAGTTAGCATTAGTAAGGGTTTTGGCTTGCCCTTTCTGAACCAACAAGCCTGTGTTGTTGCCAGTTTTTAAATAAGCATCCTGTGCACTAATATCCAACAGAGAGGACACATAGTGCTTGCCATCTGACACAAAGAGAACAAAACGCCCAGAGTTCAACCCAtggtgaatgaacagcactcgtTTCTGTTCCAAGTCTTCTTGGCGAAACTGGTACAGCTTTTGTGAAGTGTCATTTGCAAGAACCAAGTCACCCATTGGGATACCACGTCGGGTGTAGACAAGCTGCCCATCACTGAAGTCTGAATCTGCGTCATGGTAGCACAGGTCATCAAGTGTAAGTAACCTCTGTCCATTTCTGAGTACATGGAAAACTTTGTCTACAATGCGGATGGGTTTCTCATCATTAACCAGCTGTATCAAAATGTTAAACATGCCTTCCTTGGAGCCAATGTCCTTGTCTGTTAAAGAAAGCTTTGTTCCTGGACTTGTTGAGGCTATGAAGGTAAAACTATCAAGAGTTGTTTCACTGTCATCATGAACATACATTATACGCTCCTCATGAATGTCTTGATTGGTAAAGGAAATAATATTGTCAAAGTCTTTGGTAGAGTTGGACAAGTTGATTCGCATTAGCTTGCCATGGTGAGGCGTCTTTATGATTGTGTAGTACATTTCTTTACTGCTTAGAGTTTCAGCAAACAATTCATCCTTTGTGATGAGTTTACTTTCACCTTCAAGAAGTGACAGCCCATTGTTTGTCATGAAAATGCTGTTGACATCTGCTTTAATATTGATTTTGAATATGTGTCTAGCTGAATGTGCATGCTTTGAGAATATGTggaaaacaaattcatcattggTGTCCTCGTATGATCTTTCCATTAGTTGGTATTGGACTTTCATATCTGTGATGTCTTTTTGACCAAATGTGGAATTTACATCCAGCTTGGCATTATTCACTTCAATTATCCCCCTCTTTGGTAAAGTCAATATTCTAAAACGAAGCTCATCCTCAGACAAATGTACACCGTGTACTGCTACATACAGATGCTCTGAGTCAATTACAGCTCTCGTAATTTTGTCCAGCTCTATAGGTTTATTGTTCTTCATTGTGTACTCTATCCACTTTACTTTTATGGGAAACACCAATTCTTCAGTAGCTCTGGAGGCCACAGTTACGTTACACTTGAAGTGGTCTGTACTATTACTTGTTTGGATAGACTGGTAGGTGCTGAGGTACCTCAAACGCTCCTTTTCAAGAACTCTTTGGGAAAACGAATTGGTAGTCTTCCATTCTCCACTTGAGTGCATCCTCTGGAGCTCACCAAATCTCGGTGGCTCAATCACATCGTACCGAATTTCCACTACCTGCTTTAATGCATTGGTCCAGATGGCCAGTTGTTTGGTACTTAAAAGAAACATCTCTCCTTGGATCACTTCCAGTCCTGTGTTATTGGAGATTTTGTACTCAAGTCCCACAGCCATGATTCTAAGAACCACTGTGTTGCTCACCTTCTCACCATCGCTGACCCTCAACACAATCCTAGAGTTCCTCACACCCGTGTGGACATAATACATCTTACCGTCTACAAGAGCTGAATGGGAAAAGGAAGTTACTGGTGTACCTGGATTGTCTTCATTCTCTAAATACCCTGCATCAGCATTAAGGTTCCCTAACACAGAATAAAAGAGGTCTGTGTAATTGCTGTCAATGTCAGTGGCTTTCAGTACATCAGTGGTCAGCCTCTTCTTGGAGTtttccaaaagggtaaacagatTCCCCTCAGGTAGACTCAACTCAGGGGCATCATTGGTTGGTGTAACAGTGATATTAAACCGGTACAACTTGTGTCCCTTTAGATAGCCTGGCACATCCTTTCTGCTACTGGAGGACACAGAGAACATGAAGAAGTCCTGTGGGTCTTCAGATCCCCCATGGATGTACATCACTCTGCCGTGCCACAAATCCAGCATGCTGAATGTATGCTCAGCCTGCTCCTGGTCTACATCAAGCCTAAGCTGACCATGCACCGGCTGCTCTTCAATCCTAAAGATGATCTGAGATTGACGGATGCCAAGCTTCTTGAAATCAAGGTTTACTTTAATATGCTTTGAATCCAAGGATCCCCGACCACCTTCTGGGACAACAAGATTCCTAAGCTGTAAAAAAGTGCGGCCGTACTTCTTGACAAGACCTTTGGCTAGGGTGGATACATCGGTGGGTGGCAGCAGAGTGACAGAGTCAACAAGGGTTATGGGAAGGCTTGTTGGGCTTACTGTGGTGCTTATATCCAGCTCCTTTTCAGGTTCACAACCAACAGAGACGTCTTTGGTTACCAAAGCATTGGGTAGACCCattttgacattgtttattttaatgtctCTGAAGCATCCTTTAAAGGAGCCACCTTTAATACGTTTCCCTGCTACTGAGGAAAGGCCAACTTTTCTGACTTCAGAACGTGTGCTGTCATCGATTCCCCCCAGGAAAAGGGAACCTTTCAGATAAAAGGTTTTTGATCTAGAGTTAATGATGGACTTTACGGTTTCTCCATCTACTGTAAGTTGGAGGTTTTTTGGTGTGAAAAAGAGCTGAATGTTGGACCATTTGTTGTCACTGATGACGGTGAGGGAACGTAGCTCTGTTTTACTTCCATCTTTACCGACCATTGCAACAAGGAGACCTTTCTGGATCTCTAGAGCGACAAAATCTCCCTGTCGAGCTGAATTGTACATGATGATCCCTTCTTCAGCTGACGTGTGGATTGAGCATTCAAAAGCCCACTCATGTTGTGCTGTCCAAGGAGGAAGGGATATATAAGCCCGTGAACTGAAAAAACTGATTGGGTCAGCTTCATTGGCAAAAAACTGAGGGCTGCATCCTAGGGAAACCTCATAGACATTCTTGAACCCTGAGTAGGACCTTAGCGATGAAAGGAGGTTGTGCTGATTAAATATTACTTCATCGAGGCAACCACGGAAACCATTGAGATCTCTGGACAGATATGCCTGATCCAATCCTCCAGTACCACCAACATACAGGCCGTCATTGATGTGCAGCTCTCTCTCTGGACCTGGCATTCGCAGGCTGGTCTTGGAATGGTTGTCCACAGTCAACGTGACATTGTAAATGTCATGGAAAAACTCTGCAGTGTGCCAGGCCAGATCATTCAACTGGGTTCCACTGTCTGAGAGAAGGATCTGCTCTCCAGATCCCAGATCCAACTTTACCTGTGAATGACAggaacaatgtaaaataaaaactgtccTTACACAATCCTatacataaaaacacacagatttatatatatatatatatatatattaataaataatctaGACATAACCGGGGACCAAATTCTTTTCAAATATATCTAAATTGAAAAACACTCTTTATGGTAGTTTAATAGATACAACATTAAAGTAAACAGTTAATAAAatggaataaataaaaaccaacctgtcctccaaccaatacgcccgtataggtcgtttgtccaaatccctgaaatacgacccatcagagcgtatactacaattgcgcccctattggcaaaaggtcgttttcatattaatgttttgtactcttttatttgcactctgatttgcgtttcgtgtagctcagttggtagattattgcgctatacattgataggtaatcatgctatcatgggttcgatcccagggaacggatgtgcacgaaaatgtatatgctcaataaatcataatttagcatgatttctgtgagggttaggtttaggggtggggttagatgtggtcattcgaacgaataagccacctagtaaaatatgtaggaaatactgtgagattggtgtaaaaagcccacacattgcatttaaataaacgtgcgttttgattggtaatgacgttatacgtcattccatgacgacagacgcaacgcgatactgtcattatttttaaaaacatatatataaataaaataaagtaaaaatttcaCAGATAATCTTAATTCACTTTGGGTTTAATACTGTGACAATATAAATGcctattatttaatttttgaaaCAAAATATTGTTGTTATAAATGATGTTGCTATAATGCAATTATAACCTATTTAcagtgcaaatggagaaaaatatAATACGGCGCTAGGAGATATATCTGTGGGTACTGGGTAATATAGCATCAGGAAGTTTAAAAACCCCTGAGTTATACTAACAAATGTCTGAAATAACCGCAATAAATTATTTGAATTGCTAAGAAAATGTGTATGAAAACTGGCAATTTATATTCATGAAATTCTCTTCCACGTTGAAAAGTGTAATAAATAGCATCGGTCTACAGCCAATGTGTTTTACTCTTAACATAAAATGTTAAGTGTCTTTACATCAAACAGTTAAGAAAACCTTGACCTGGCTTGCTGGATATTTCTAGCTTTTTCTCAACTGAAAGCAATTATAATCGGTGATGTACTCAAAGAGGGTCACAGCCAAAGGATAGAAAATCACAATTTAATGACCTCAGATAAATGTGAGAGTTCAAAGATATTTTCAATTACAAGCAAATCGGACTTCAATGTTCAGCACAATCAGTTCTGTTGTAGCCTAAAGATAACCTTTATAAAAAGAATCCTATGTTAAATGTAAAAGTCCATTTCGGGAAAGTTTTTGAACTGGATTGTGGGAGTAACTACTTCTCCCACAATGTCAACTAAGCTCACATTCTTCAGCCAAGTCAGTGCAATCATCAGGTTTGTAATGTATACCTTAAAGAAAGGTGGAGAAGCAGAAGAGTCTCAGACAGTATCATAGCTAGACCATAGAATAAAATTCACCACTCCATTTTATCTGAAGAGGATATTCCATGTGTAGAGTTTTTGTCTCAACACAAAATGCTTGTCAatctttattatcacttttttttctaatcagATTCTTTTCAAGTCTCAATGGAATTGACATGTTTCCACATGTAGTTTTGTTGGGGTAGATCTAAACATTGCTGAGGGTGAAATAGCAACACGTGACTCACCTGCAGTCTGCCAGCATTCATCTCAAGCAGCAGGAAATCATTCTGCCCTGCAGCCAGGAAAAGCAGGCCATTCAGGCTGGAGGTGCGGAAACGAATGTGCAGTGTGTTACGGCTAGACGTCTCTGTCCCTTTTAACTGCACAAATCCATCACCATAGAATGAAGCTGCACATAAGAGAATATTACCCATGATgcttgttttggtttttatttctgAATGCGCATTCATTCTTTGcctaattaatatttttgtgaattaaactgttaactttttagtTACACTTTTTAATGGGtaataaattaattgatttatgAGAAAGGagattattactattaaaaatgttattattcacTCTTATTCCAAACCAGCatggttttctgttttctgttaatttttgttttttttgtttttttggtctatacaatgaaagttaaCGGGGTCCAGCATTGTAGTGGACCCCCTTGACGTATCCATggacaaaaaacatttatatgttCTTCAGAATATCTCATTCTGTGTAAAGAAAGTACCGGTTTGGaataacataagggtgagtaactGATGAAAATTTTATAATTTCTCTGTTTGCTTACCcttaaaagtttcattttgattttgaCACAGACATTAAATAAAAGTGACcgaatgaataaaaacaacaacactttacAGGACAAGCTGGATGGCGCCAGCGAAGCACTGTGATACCCATGTGCATGTGCTGGCATGCTCTGCCCTGACAGCACCCTGTTCTCAACATAAAAGACTCTGACATAGCCACATTGTCTTTGCCCTGCTGTCCATTGATGGAGGCCTGGACGCAGCTGTTTTCTAACCCAGCCACACCACATCACCCTTTAATCTACACTAATGTGTTCTACACTCTCATCTACCTCTCTCTACAAGTGTCACTGTAGTATTTACACCACTCAATTTGTATGGGAACTGAACACTTCTACTTTAGGACTGAAATGACACACTGATGTTTACTAGTGTAATTCTGTCAAACTATGCGAGTGCCATTACTCATTTGTGATGCATAACTGCATAAATAAAATGTCCTGTTTTAAtgaacatgtttttgtttttaaattctttGTTTACAATGCTTAAGGCACCATGCAAATTTCAGTGAAGCAATGTGATTCACTGAACTTTGCATAGTTGACACAAGAAGCCTTATAAAATTGTGGAAACACAATCGTGGACTATGTGATTACATTAAACTTTAATATGCAACAATGAATGTATGTATCATACTTTCCCATACTGGTCTAACAAAAGGCAAAAGGGCAATTTCAAAACCAAGCCTTTTATCAAAAGTACtgatcagcagtaaatataaAGGATGTTTTGATGTCAAACCTGAAATGACAGTAAGAGAGGAGAAAACAAGAATGCCATGCTATCTTTAGTTTCTTTTATCACACAAAGAGGTCCTACATCTGACATCCTGGAGATTTTATAAGTCTGGACACTGCGCTTCCAAAATAAACCCACGTCTGACATCTTGATAATTCAGTGGAGTCACTATTGTGAAGCTCAACACTGAGCAACTGGTGCAGTAATAAAACACAATGTAGAACATTAcactaatattacaataatattcaaatattcatgtaATTACAGGTGTTTGCTGATAAACATTCAACTCTTTAAATAATGCTAGATAGTTCTATGAATTTTTGCAGAGTTTTGctaagtttttataaaaaaaaaacaaaaaaaaacctttgtcacTTGAATAAACATACTGGCTAATACAATGCCATAGTGCACGCTTTAATGTTGGTGAATCACTGCATTTAATTGTTATAAATAACTAAAAGGCTGTTTTCTGTGACCTGACACTTGGCAAGCAGTTGAATATGTAATCTCTGCGAGCCACAAATCTGTGCAATCATGAAAGTTATATTAAGTATACAATAAACCAatgtcacattattattattattattttggggcgggggggggggggcgcattGGCACGCAACACTGGCATTGAACATGATTTGGATATTGAATAGCCAACTTTAAACGTACATTTGTTTGTATCAATGTCAGTTAATGCACAAACAGCTACAATGACAATAACTCATATTTTCCTTGCAGAGAACACAGCCATAAGAAACAGGCTTTTGTCTATACTGTTCTCAAGTGCATAAAACCACATAGAAACGTGATGTTTGGTGAAACTCATAAATCGTCCACTTGCTTTTGCTGAATCCCCCAACTTAGATGTTACACACACAAATGTGAATGCTGAAATGTCCTTCTTTACATGCTTCAAATCAGCCATACTTGAGCAGTTTGAACTACTTACCCCCTTGTGCGAGTCCGACAAAAAGAAAGACTAGTCCGTTTAAAAGGGTCGTCCTCATTTTAAGATCAGAGCAATGGGATCATTCGACTTGAAATAAAGAAACGGCGTGTTTTAAATTCATTGTCTCACCAAATGCATAGCGATTCGCTCAACTGCACACTTTAAAATCTTTCCACAAACTTGTGTGTTCGAGCAGAAAGCGGAGAGAACTGGAGGAGAAACTCCGCCTCCTCAAGCTTTCTCTAGCCTCAGATATTCACCCTACCCTCACCCCGACAAACTGCATAGGTTCGTGTGTAAAACAGACCTTGTGTTGCGCTTGAAAAATTACAATCGTTAAAGCAATTGTTAACTTTAGGATAAAATTATATGCATAAAATACAACACAGGGGGT harbors:
- the cspg4ba gene encoding chondroitin sulfate proteoglycan 4 isoform X1; this encodes MRTTLLNGLVFLFVGLAQGASFYGDGFVQLKGTETSSRNTLHIRFRTSSLNGLLFLAAGQNDFLLLEMNAGRLQVKLDLGSGEQILLSDSGTQLNDLAWHTAEFFHDIYNVTLTVDNHSKTSLRMPGPERELHINDGLYVGGTGGLDQAYLSRDLNGFRGCLDEVIFNQHNLLSSLRSYSGFKNVYEVSLGCSPQFFANEADPISFFSSRAYISLPPWTAQHEWAFECSIHTSAEEGIIMYNSARQGDFVALEIQKGLLVAMVGKDGSKTELRSLTVISDNKWSNIQLFFTPKNLQLTVDGETVKSIINSRSKTFYLKGSLFLGGIDDSTRSEVRKVGLSSVAGKRIKGGSFKGCFRDIKINNVKMGLPNALVTKDVSVGCEPEKELDISTTVSPTSLPITLVDSVTLLPPTDVSTLAKGLVKKYGRTFLQLRNLVVPEGGRGSLDSKHIKVNLDFKKLGIRQSQIIFRIEEQPVHGQLRLDVDQEQAEHTFSMLDLWHGRVMYIHGGSEDPQDFFMFSVSSSSRKDVPGYLKGHKLYRFNITVTPTNDAPELSLPEGNLFTLLENSKKRLTTDVLKATDIDSNYTDLFYSVLGNLNADAGYLENEDNPGTPVTSFSHSALVDGKMYYVHTGVRNSRIVLRVSDGEKVSNTVVLRIMAVGLEYKISNNTGLEVIQGEMFLLSTKQLAIWTNALKQVVEIRYDVIEPPRFGELQRMHSSGEWKTTNSFSQRVLEKERLRYLSTYQSIQTSNSTDHFKCNVTVASRATEELVFPIKVKWIEYTMKNNKPIELDKITRAVIDSEHLYVAVHGVHLSEDELRFRILTLPKRGIIEVNNAKLDVNSTFGQKDITDMKVQYQLMERSYEDTNDEFVFHIFSKHAHSARHIFKINIKADVNSIFMTNNGLSLLEGESKLITKDELFAETLSSKEMYYTIIKTPHHGKLMRINLSNSTKDFDNIISFTNQDIHEERIMYVHDDSETTLDSFTFIASTSPGTKLSLTDKDIGSKEGMFNILIQLVNDEKPIRIVDKVFHVLRNGQRLLTLDDLCYHDADSDFSDGQLVYTRRGIPMGDLVLANDTSQKLYQFRQEDLEQKRVLFIHHGLNSGRFVLFVSDGKHYVSSLLDISAQDAYLKTGNNTGLLVQKGQAKTLTNANFSVETNLDIRNDNEILFTIQEAPKHGGLYLKDSKIESFTQHDLRNCYLSYHHDNSKNLADVFTLLVKAKDIWLDVKIHVKVYLESHQRPPVVLHNKTLLVEEGKPVKIESNKLKVTHEASSASEITFTVKVAPSYGYLRHFIEGKDQYQGTKEDPLVTFSQRDVNAGNIQYVQVAPGQESDSFTLEASNGVTEVNDIIMSVDIIPRLIPIEVSNITLKEGASKALTEDVIRVTNPHFSGLNFVYYVSEGPLHGRIENSRFRGIPTTYFTRKQVEQEFIYYVHDNTETSEDHFTITANDTDLRKHSAPWTMYVQITAVNDEPPVITANRVLRVWVDSITEITPEDLNAEDEDTLPEQLEYIITQPSNGHLALKTAPNRPIMNFTQAHIDQRQLLFVHSGPMAGGFNFQVNDGVNFAPRQIFSITARALVLNLEKAGPLTVFPGSLSLISNNILQAVTNDDTGLSNRTVYFTVINPPKFGKLVSLKADKTTTDISSFTQQMVDEGEVAYHQIHGTSLGWAALDKLTFTVSSPPATLEPQTFEIDISYENIGPEQSSVLFKNKGVTVTEGDKVLIDKSMLDASNLMTKQPESKRSSYEVWYQVTSLPKHGTIVVGKRNLTKEKPNFSQFILNKYGITYHHDNSETTHDYFDFDVYLNLKSKPPTHPLDPSDVVSESFNITIIPINDQPPVLKTKAPSLKVVQGGTVAIRPNHLSVVDLDNPPSEIQYTVISKPSNGFLAITERMNESVDSFSQAQINNGEVFFSHDGSPSSGAFYFSVTDGHHRPLYKLFNLEVVEITVSLANNTEVLLAQGHTSVTITRSHLAAVTNGKNTTVHYKITVPPKYGKLLLDDEDVTVFNQDDLQEEKLRYHMVSLKSSHDNFEFAAFTTEANLTNQVVNLTVKPLIKYTEGVTFANGVRIKLKSHLLNVSELALLSGSDPLFEITSPPENGRIVRAIGSKGKKVESVGSFTFSELQQEKLAIELKANLTGVHEVNDSFRFILKANNVQPANGIFTFSIVPHVPTLEMSTVIPVTTIRPGFRNQTAALSLFPSSTSPPGQPTQQVTKSGSRFKGRNRWGNSNSIDMGTTNLKPTHGVEEIYPINNTPVKVESVSQTGSSSNSMIILLPLLALLLLVIIVVVLVLLLRRNWKKKPKSLKSTSGALAQPDQDQPQWTPSVPVVTVTPLTPRNTGSSAITRLQTRSENSPYGTSVSLCSFGDLEPEVSQLCRTTNPTLRNNQYWV
- the cspg4ba gene encoding chondroitin sulfate proteoglycan 4 isoform X2, which produces MPGPERELHINDGLYVGGTGGLDQAYLSRDLNGFRGCLDEVIFNQHNLLSSLRSYSGFKNVYEVSLGCSPQFFANEADPISFFSSRAYISLPPWTAQHEWAFECSIHTSAEEGIIMYNSARQGDFVALEIQKGLLVAMVGKDGSKTELRSLTVISDNKWSNIQLFFTPKNLQLTVDGETVKSIINSRSKTFYLKGSLFLGGIDDSTRSEVRKVGLSSVAGKRIKGGSFKGCFRDIKINNVKMGLPNALVTKDVSVGCEPEKELDISTTVSPTSLPITLVDSVTLLPPTDVSTLAKGLVKKYGRTFLQLRNLVVPEGGRGSLDSKHIKVNLDFKKLGIRQSQIIFRIEEQPVHGQLRLDVDQEQAEHTFSMLDLWHGRVMYIHGGSEDPQDFFMFSVSSSSRKDVPGYLKGHKLYRFNITVTPTNDAPELSLPEGNLFTLLENSKKRLTTDVLKATDIDSNYTDLFYSVLGNLNADAGYLENEDNPGTPVTSFSHSALVDGKMYYVHTGVRNSRIVLRVSDGEKVSNTVVLRIMAVGLEYKISNNTGLEVIQGEMFLLSTKQLAIWTNALKQVVEIRYDVIEPPRFGELQRMHSSGEWKTTNSFSQRVLEKERLRYLSTYQSIQTSNSTDHFKCNVTVASRATEELVFPIKVKWIEYTMKNNKPIELDKITRAVIDSEHLYVAVHGVHLSEDELRFRILTLPKRGIIEVNNAKLDVNSTFGQKDITDMKVQYQLMERSYEDTNDEFVFHIFSKHAHSARHIFKINIKADVNSIFMTNNGLSLLEGESKLITKDELFAETLSSKEMYYTIIKTPHHGKLMRINLSNSTKDFDNIISFTNQDIHEERIMYVHDDSETTLDSFTFIASTSPGTKLSLTDKDIGSKEGMFNILIQLVNDEKPIRIVDKVFHVLRNGQRLLTLDDLCYHDADSDFSDGQLVYTRRGIPMGDLVLANDTSQKLYQFRQEDLEQKRVLFIHHGLNSGRFVLFVSDGKHYVSSLLDISAQDAYLKTGNNTGLLVQKGQAKTLTNANFSVETNLDIRNDNEILFTIQEAPKHGGLYLKDSKIESFTQHDLRNCYLSYHHDNSKNLADVFTLLVKAKDIWLDVKIHVKVYLESHQRPPVVLHNKTLLVEEGKPVKIESNKLKVTHEASSASEITFTVKVAPSYGYLRHFIEGKDQYQGTKEDPLVTFSQRDVNAGNIQYVQVAPGQESDSFTLEASNGVTEVNDIIMSVDIIPRLIPIEVSNITLKEGASKALTEDVIRVTNPHFSGLNFVYYVSEGPLHGRIENSRFRGIPTTYFTRKQVEQEFIYYVHDNTETSEDHFTITANDTDLRKHSAPWTMYVQITAVNDEPPVITANRVLRVWVDSITEITPEDLNAEDEDTLPEQLEYIITQPSNGHLALKTAPNRPIMNFTQAHIDQRQLLFVHSGPMAGGFNFQVNDGVNFAPRQIFSITARALVLNLEKAGPLTVFPGSLSLISNNILQAVTNDDTGLSNRTVYFTVINPPKFGKLVSLKADKTTTDISSFTQQMVDEGEVAYHQIHGTSLGWAALDKLTFTVSSPPATLEPQTFEIDISYENIGPEQSSVLFKNKGVTVTEGDKVLIDKSMLDASNLMTKQPESKRSSYEVWYQVTSLPKHGTIVVGKRNLTKEKPNFSQFILNKYGITYHHDNSETTHDYFDFDVYLNLKSKPPTHPLDPSDVVSESFNITIIPINDQPPVLKTKAPSLKVVQGGTVAIRPNHLSVVDLDNPPSEIQYTVISKPSNGFLAITERMNESVDSFSQAQINNGEVFFSHDGSPSSGAFYFSVTDGHHRPLYKLFNLEVVEITVSLANNTEVLLAQGHTSVTITRSHLAAVTNGKNTTVHYKITVPPKYGKLLLDDEDVTVFNQDDLQEEKLRYHMVSLKSSHDNFEFAAFTTEANLTNQVVNLTVKPLIKYTEGVTFANGVRIKLKSHLLNVSELALLSGSDPLFEITSPPENGRIVRAIGSKGKKVESVGSFTFSELQQEKLAIELKANLTGVHEVNDSFRFILKANNVQPANGIFTFSIVPHVPTLEMSTVIPVTTIRPGFRNQTAALSLFPSSTSPPGQPTQQVTKSGSRFKGRNRWGNSNSIDMGTTNLKPTHGVEEIYPINNTPVKVESVSQTGSSSNSMIILLPLLALLLLVIIVVVLVLLLRRNWKKKPKSLKSTSGALAQPDQDQPQWTPSVPVVTVTPLTPRNTGSSAITRLQTRSENSPYGTSVSLCSFGDLEPEVSQLCRTTNPTLRNNQYWV